Proteins from one Thermococcus sp. M36 genomic window:
- a CDS encoding heavy metal translocating P-type ATPase gives MEDFKKRFIISAILTIPILLLSPLIQNFLGFTFTFRGDHYVLFVLSSVVYFYGGWPFLTGMRDELKKKLPGMMTLIALAITVAFFYSVAVTFGLPGKTFYWELATLIDIMLLGHYIEMRSVLGASRALEELIKLMPTEAHLVTPDGIKDIPVSELKKGDIVLVKPGEKIPSDGVIIEGETSVNESMLTGESKPVYKKPGDTVIGGSINLEGAIKVRIEKTGKDTYLMQVVELVRQAQETRSRTQDLANRAAFYLTLIAITAGTVTLGTWLYLGKPFVFALERMVTVMVITCPHALGLAVPLVVSVSTSISAKKGILIRNREAFERAKDVRVVVFDKTGTLTEGKFEVTDIIPLDELGEEEILKYAAALEAHSSHPIAQGIVEKAKELGLEAYEVSESKVLPGKGVQGVINGREVLVVSPGFLKEKGLWRENERVKEVLEQGKTVVFLVIDEKLVGAMALADRIRPESREAVEKLHEMGIKAYMLTGDNAKVAKWVAEELGLDGFFAEVLPHQKSEKVKELQEQGYTVAMVGDGINDAPALIQADVGIAIGAGTDVAIESADIILVKNDPRDVITGIHLARATYRKMVQNLAWATGYNAFAIPLAAGTLYNYGILLSPAVGALLMSLSTVIVAINAKFLKV, from the coding sequence ATGGAGGACTTCAAGAAGAGGTTCATCATTTCTGCGATACTCACGATCCCGATACTGCTGCTCTCTCCCCTGATCCAGAACTTCCTGGGCTTCACGTTTACGTTCAGGGGAGACCACTACGTCCTGTTCGTGCTCTCATCGGTAGTGTACTTCTACGGCGGTTGGCCGTTCCTCACGGGCATGAGAGACGAGCTGAAGAAAAAACTGCCGGGCATGATGACGCTGATAGCGCTGGCAATCACGGTTGCATTCTTCTACAGCGTTGCGGTAACGTTCGGCCTGCCAGGAAAGACCTTCTATTGGGAGCTGGCTACGCTTATTGACATCATGCTCCTTGGCCACTACATCGAGATGCGCTCCGTCCTTGGAGCATCGCGGGCTCTGGAGGAGCTCATAAAACTCATGCCGACGGAGGCTCACCTAGTGACCCCCGACGGGATAAAAGACATCCCAGTCAGCGAGCTGAAGAAAGGTGACATCGTCCTCGTAAAACCCGGTGAAAAGATACCCTCCGACGGCGTCATCATCGAGGGAGAAACCAGTGTAAACGAGTCAATGCTCACCGGTGAGTCAAAGCCCGTCTACAAAAAGCCCGGCGACACTGTCATTGGCGGTTCCATAAACCTTGAGGGCGCGATAAAAGTCAGGATAGAAAAGACTGGAAAGGACACCTACCTGATGCAGGTTGTTGAGCTCGTCAGGCAGGCCCAGGAGACCCGCTCAAGGACGCAGGATTTGGCGAACAGGGCTGCCTTCTACCTCACGCTCATAGCCATAACCGCGGGAACGGTAACGCTCGGTACGTGGCTCTACTTGGGAAAGCCCTTCGTCTTCGCTCTCGAGAGAATGGTTACTGTCATGGTCATAACGTGCCCGCACGCCCTGGGACTGGCAGTTCCGCTCGTAGTTTCGGTCTCGACATCAATCTCAGCCAAGAAGGGAATCCTCATCAGGAACAGGGAGGCATTTGAGAGGGCCAAGGACGTGCGGGTCGTTGTCTTCGACAAGACAGGAACGCTGACCGAGGGTAAGTTTGAGGTTACTGACATAATCCCGCTGGACGAACTGGGCGAGGAGGAGATTCTGAAGTACGCCGCCGCCCTCGAAGCCCACTCCAGCCACCCGATAGCCCAGGGAATAGTCGAGAAGGCCAAAGAGCTCGGCCTTGAGGCCTACGAGGTCAGCGAATCGAAGGTTCTTCCGGGCAAGGGCGTCCAGGGAGTTATCAACGGAAGGGAAGTCCTCGTCGTCAGTCCCGGCTTCCTGAAGGAGAAGGGCCTCTGGAGGGAGAACGAGCGCGTTAAGGAAGTCCTTGAACAGGGCAAGACCGTTGTCTTTCTCGTCATCGACGAAAAGCTCGTCGGTGCCATGGCACTGGCCGACAGGATAAGGCCCGAGTCCAGGGAGGCCGTTGAGAAGCTCCACGAAATGGGGATCAAGGCCTACATGCTCACCGGCGACAACGCCAAGGTTGCGAAGTGGGTGGCTGAAGAGCTCGGCCTCGACGGCTTCTTCGCCGAGGTTCTGCCGCACCAGAAGTCGGAGAAGGTTAAGGAGCTTCAGGAGCAAGGCTACACCGTGGCCATGGTCGGCGACGGTATAAACGACGCCCCGGCGCTGATACAGGCCGATGTGGGCATAGCGATCGGTGCGGGAACCGACGTGGCAATAGAGAGTGCCGACATAATCCTCGTCAAGAACGACCCGAGGGACGTTATAACTGGCATACACCTCGCGAGGGCAACGTACAGGAAGATGGTGCAGAACCTGGCCTGGGCAACCGGCTACAATGCCTTCGCAATTCCTCTGGCAGCAGGGACGCTTTACAACTATGGAATACTATTAAGTCCAGCGGTAGGTGCTTTGTTAATGAGCTTGAGCACGGTAATAGTCGCGATAAACGCGAAGTTTTTGAAGGTCTGA
- a CDS encoding 26S protease regulatory subunit, with protein sequence MPVDLSGPLLTEFERAKKEFEKAVAAGDMERAKKNALRCASILRQLAKHVPYNGELYLRKAKKWEDVAGQIERGEYGRKAIVGAEGKSTTQEKDEEDQFREYVLGLISKSRTTWDDIGGLENVKLLMMETVVIAALKKPAAVQPWRGILLFGPPGTGKTLLASAAAGSLNATFFNVKASSVLSKYFGESSKIISALYEVAREKAPSIVFLDEIDALTTRRSNDTSEATRRMLSTLLTELEGFHEGGDEKLVLTLAATNTPWDLDEAVLSRFPKRIYVPLPDREATKAIVRIHTEGLDISRLDLDAIAEESVRRLYSGRDIRNLCQEAVWNMIREENRDLHKLASLPVTELRKRSLRTRPLEMRDFEEAFRKIKSPLTRKDIERYEKWAEEFGG encoded by the coding sequence ATGCCGGTTGACCTTTCGGGACCCCTCCTTACGGAGTTCGAGAGGGCCAAGAAGGAGTTTGAAAAGGCTGTCGCCGCGGGAGACATGGAGAGGGCGAAAAAGAACGCCCTCCGGTGCGCCTCCATACTCAGACAGCTGGCCAAGCACGTCCCCTACAACGGGGAGCTTTACCTGAGGAAGGCGAAGAAGTGGGAAGATGTAGCTGGGCAGATAGAGAGGGGCGAATACGGCCGAAAGGCCATTGTCGGCGCCGAAGGAAAGAGCACGACCCAGGAGAAAGACGAAGAGGACCAGTTCCGGGAGTACGTGCTGGGGCTTATATCCAAGTCCCGGACGACGTGGGACGACATAGGTGGCCTTGAGAACGTCAAGCTCCTCATGATGGAGACAGTTGTGATAGCGGCCCTCAAAAAGCCGGCTGCAGTTCAGCCGTGGAGGGGCATACTCCTCTTTGGGCCACCCGGAACAGGTAAGACGCTCCTCGCCTCGGCCGCCGCCGGGAGCTTAAACGCCACCTTCTTCAACGTCAAAGCGTCAAGTGTCCTGAGCAAGTACTTCGGCGAGTCGAGCAAGATAATTTCCGCCCTCTACGAGGTTGCGAGGGAGAAGGCACCGAGCATAGTGTTCCTCGACGAGATAGACGCCCTGACCACGAGGCGTTCAAACGACACCAGCGAGGCGACCAGGAGGATGCTCTCGACGCTCCTCACGGAGCTTGAGGGCTTCCATGAGGGAGGGGATGAAAAGCTCGTCCTCACGCTGGCGGCGACCAATACTCCTTGGGATTTAGATGAGGCAGTGCTCTCGCGCTTTCCCAAGAGGATTTACGTGCCCCTGCCCGATAGAGAGGCCACCAAGGCGATAGTGAGGATACACACTGAGGGGCTGGACATTTCGAGGCTCGACCTCGACGCGATAGCGGAGGAGAGTGTGAGGAGACTGTACTCTGGCAGGGACATCAGGAACCTCTGCCAGGAGGCTGTGTGGAACATGATACGCGAGGAGAACAGGGACCTCCACAAGCTCGCCAGCCTGCCGGTTACGGAACTAAGGAAGCGCTCGCTGAGGACGAGGCCGCTCGAAATGAGAGACTTTGAGGAGGCCTTCAGGAAGATAAAGAGCCCGCTGACGAGGAAGGACATCGAGCGCTATGAAAAGTGGGCGGAGGAGTTCGGGGGATGA
- a CDS encoding ABC-2 transporter permease, translated as MKPTRTQILEELTYTVKHIGINLLLIPFMTAVLYWMASLNPIPSDEVVGSLSISLSIIVSLFFSGTVSREKLLGIHEILLSLPLDPVQLVFIRALGGFIIGITGIALGSIVGWVLTEYLGNPLSLTKIFSGVLISAPLLFSFIFLVILITFLFHSTRLDVAKGIIAFVAFFAPLYIPKYLGTGLSIPMAFGISLLLSTGAIALSFSMIKSLGTRLGEKMVLI; from the coding sequence ATGAAACCAACAAGGACTCAAATCCTCGAAGAGCTCACATATACTGTAAAGCATATTGGGATAAACCTTCTTTTAATACCCTTTATGACGGCTGTTCTCTACTGGATGGCGAGCTTGAATCCCATACCAAGTGATGAAGTCGTTGGAAGCCTGAGCATCTCCCTCTCCATAATAGTTTCCCTCTTCTTCAGCGGCACAGTTTCCAGGGAAAAGCTTTTGGGCATCCACGAGATTCTTCTCAGTCTCCCGCTTGACCCGGTTCAGCTCGTGTTCATCAGAGCTCTCGGAGGCTTTATCATAGGAATCACGGGGATAGCTTTGGGTAGTATCGTCGGATGGGTGCTTACTGAATACCTAGGCAATCCCCTCTCCCTGACAAAAATATTCAGTGGAGTCCTAATATCGGCTCCTCTCCTCTTCAGCTTCATTTTTCTGGTAATCCTGATAACGTTCCTATTCCACTCGACACGCCTCGACGTTGCAAAGGGAATCATCGCCTTTGTGGCATTCTTTGCACCCCTCTACATCCCCAAGTATCTGGGGACGGGACTCTCAATACCAATGGCATTCGGTATTTCCCTGCTCCTCTCCACAGGAGCCATCGCCCTCTCTTTTTCAATGATAAAATCTCTCGGCACGAGGCTTGGGGAGAAAATGGTACTCATCTGA
- a CDS encoding ABC transporter ATP-binding protein, with protein sequence MIGLENVKKSINGKEVLREITITVMPGEIHAYLGHNGAGKTTTFRILLGLLVPDSGRVEVLGADPLKNPGVRARIGYLPEYDLLYPNLSVWDNLKRYASLKGVYDEKELQELLEFFEIKEYAKKKILALSSGTQRRVAMARAFIGSPEVFILDEPTRGLDPEWRLKFKRFLGRYVKERNATVLFSTHILSDVDELCEKITVIKEGRILFSGSLEEFKRSFPTGTSISLKVGNIKMAAKVLKEKGYSPKIMKEYILLENAEPSEINTLLVSRGITVEEIKRNEPTLEELYSMLHRKNG encoded by the coding sequence ATGATAGGGCTTGAAAATGTGAAAAAGAGCATAAATGGAAAAGAAGTTCTTCGAGAGATAACCATCACCGTAATGCCCGGTGAAATCCACGCATATCTCGGCCACAATGGAGCGGGTAAAACCACCACTTTCCGCATCCTCCTCGGCCTTCTCGTCCCGGACTCCGGTAGGGTGGAAGTCCTTGGAGCTGACCCGCTCAAAAACCCGGGGGTGAGGGCAAGGATTGGTTACCTTCCTGAGTACGACCTTCTGTATCCGAACCTATCGGTGTGGGACAACCTCAAGCGCTATGCCTCCCTCAAGGGGGTTTACGATGAAAAGGAACTGCAGGAACTGCTGGAGTTTTTCGAGATTAAAGAATACGCCAAGAAGAAGATATTGGCCCTCTCAAGCGGAACTCAGCGGAGGGTCGCGATGGCAAGAGCCTTTATTGGAAGCCCTGAGGTTTTCATTCTCGACGAGCCCACCAGAGGTCTCGACCCGGAATGGCGTCTGAAATTCAAGCGATTTTTGGGAAGATACGTGAAAGAGAGGAATGCCACGGTCCTATTCTCCACCCACATACTGAGCGACGTTGATGAGCTATGCGAGAAGATTACGGTTATCAAAGAGGGCAGAATACTATTCTCCGGAAGTCTGGAGGAGTTCAAGCGCAGTTTCCCCACTGGAACTTCAATTTCCCTAAAGGTGGGGAACATCAAGATGGCCGCTAAAGTGCTTAAGGAAAAGGGATACTCTCCAAAAATCATGAAAGAGTACATCCTGCTGGAAAATGCCGAGCCGTCGGAAATCAACACGCTCCTCGTGAGCAGAGGCATAACCGTTGAGGAGATAAAACGAAACGAGCCCACATTGGAGGAGCTCTATTCGATGCTTCACAGAAAAAACGGATAA
- a CDS encoding PP2C family serine/threonine-protein phosphatase, with protein MTGGQAYPGIISTGIEGTVWGISHPGGRERNEDALLILPLGDAYLLAVADGLGGHEGGELASKVAVEALRETFERGYTRGMEVDGVKDLLRRAYEEAHRRIVEMSPGPGKMGTTLTAAFVGNGRVVIANTGDSRAYLVRNGEVVTRTRDHSVVGELLERGVIGEEEVHTHPLRHVLTKALGIELAVDTYTWELRGGDVLLLSTDGLHDVLDDGEIGRLTSDGDPRDIAERLVGEALKASEDNITVVVFRRG; from the coding sequence ATGACTGGGGGACAGGCTTACCCTGGGATTATCTCCACCGGAATCGAAGGCACCGTCTGGGGCATCTCACATCCCGGCGGGAGGGAGCGGAACGAGGACGCGCTCCTTATCCTGCCCCTCGGCGACGCCTACCTCCTGGCCGTTGCCGACGGCCTTGGGGGACATGAGGGGGGAGAGCTGGCCTCGAAGGTGGCCGTTGAAGCACTCCGTGAGACCTTTGAGAGGGGCTATACACGCGGTATGGAAGTGGACGGGGTAAAGGATCTCCTTCGAAGGGCCTACGAGGAGGCCCACCGCAGGATAGTGGAGATGTCACCCGGGCCGGGGAAAATGGGCACGACGCTTACCGCTGCCTTCGTGGGAAATGGAAGGGTGGTGATAGCGAACACCGGCGACAGCAGGGCGTACCTCGTCCGGAATGGTGAGGTGGTCACGAGGACGAGGGATCATTCCGTCGTTGGGGAGCTACTTGAAAGAGGGGTTATTGGCGAGGAGGAGGTTCATACCCATCCGCTGAGGCACGTGCTCACAAAAGCCCTTGGGATAGAGCTGGCCGTTGATACCTACACGTGGGAGCTGAGAGGTGGCGACGTACTGCTCCTCAGCACAGACGGCCTCCACGACGTTCTAGACGACGGCGAGATAGGAAGACTCACCTCGGACGGCGATCCGAGAGACATCGCCGAGAGACTGGTTGGAGAGGCCTTAAAGGCCTCTGAAGACAATATCACTGTGGTTGTGTTTAGACGGGGGTAG